A single window of Leptospira wolffii serovar Khorat str. Khorat-H2 DNA harbors:
- a CDS encoding SNF2-related protein: MESTLQLSLDFDSNRSSGYRGDSCYLRNEPELGIGRIESSEGEKLTVLFPKSGTKRTVSENSNQLKVIGPYPTAFSHPSGDPELLDLSLQAFELKLTHAYDKLSALSNSRTRLLPHQIESTFVVVNSLRPRFILADEVGLGKTIEAALVMKELIFRRGYKKVLVVAPSPLLVQWQQELKNKFNEDFEIVKRRNFIASGEKNWKNYKHVITSVDFIKNPKYAEEILKTKWDIVVFDEAHRLRRDYHKVTRAYLFAEKIAKKCECLLLLTATPFRGKLEELYYLVHLVDPNLLGPYHTFVNDYVLANKSDLKEKISKVLLRRRKVEVGGFTKRFAKTVKIELSPVERQFYDETTEYVRREYNLAMRTQNRAIGFVMIVFQKLLDSSVFALLSALSKRKFMLENRLHRLQSVVGKLDEWDLDETEGVEDFLSDLDESAPSDLANLRRELLSLNRLILLGKKIKEDRKSQKLKDTIAKLKKEGHPKFIIFTQFRSTQDFLASTLKDYKVTLFHGSLSADAKEDAIAEFRNSSEILICTEAGGEGRNLQFANVLFNYDLPWSPLKIEQRIGRIHRFGQKDNVFIFNFASKETVAERILEVLTNKIRLFEESIGNSDELLGAIEDELDFHSSFMRFVTGNKKLKEVEEEIDQRIKIAKKGFEKLGSLVTPKLLDFNLEDYYKTTLQERSYTNLHLEEFFVRYTRKCRDRLDFRIKSLKPQVYELDGGRYKGRKATFDSERALADDSMEFLAFGHPLIEEAVHSFLKDRSGWRMGFYESSGHSIYFVFLVEFKFSLDRKEIFVVEVNRRSGNAKVLDMIPEGVRENLSYSSEEQMPDNTEKFFVLACEALESVVEGRKKELYEQTKDLFQKEEYKIRNSNQNTLRQLEEKLMRQEAAYKWEGKPEKKSAMNRTRNEIQKVKEDFEVELRKVKLGKEIHHRFELFQAYFPGTA; this comes from the coding sequence TTGGAATCAACGCTACAGCTTAGTCTAGATTTCGATTCGAATCGATCCTCCGGATATCGGGGAGATTCCTGCTATCTTCGCAACGAACCCGAATTAGGAATCGGAAGAATAGAAAGTTCCGAAGGCGAGAAACTTACCGTATTATTTCCCAAATCCGGAACCAAACGTACCGTCTCCGAAAATTCCAATCAGCTCAAAGTCATAGGGCCTTATCCTACCGCATTCTCCCACCCTTCGGGAGATCCGGAACTCTTGGATCTAAGTCTCCAGGCTTTCGAGCTGAAGTTGACCCACGCTTACGACAAACTTTCTGCCTTATCCAATTCTAGAACGAGGCTTCTGCCTCACCAGATCGAGTCTACCTTTGTGGTAGTCAATTCCCTGCGACCTAGATTCATCCTGGCCGACGAGGTGGGACTCGGAAAGACCATCGAAGCCGCACTCGTTATGAAGGAGCTGATTTTCAGAAGAGGATACAAGAAGGTGTTGGTAGTCGCGCCTTCTCCCTTGCTTGTCCAATGGCAGCAGGAATTGAAGAATAAGTTCAACGAAGACTTCGAAATCGTAAAGAGAAGAAACTTCATCGCTTCCGGAGAAAAGAACTGGAAGAATTATAAACACGTCATCACCTCCGTGGATTTTATCAAGAATCCGAAATATGCGGAGGAAATTCTCAAGACGAAATGGGATATCGTAGTATTTGACGAGGCGCATAGATTGCGTAGGGATTATCATAAGGTGACCCGCGCCTATCTTTTCGCGGAAAAAATCGCGAAGAAGTGCGAATGTCTTCTTTTGCTTACCGCGACTCCGTTTCGCGGAAAATTGGAAGAGCTCTATTATCTGGTGCATTTAGTCGACCCAAATCTTCTCGGACCGTATCATACTTTCGTAAACGATTACGTTCTTGCCAATAAAAGCGATTTAAAGGAGAAGATCTCGAAGGTGCTCCTTCGTAGAAGGAAGGTCGAGGTCGGAGGATTTACAAAGAGATTCGCAAAAACCGTTAAGATAGAATTGTCTCCCGTAGAGAGGCAATTTTACGACGAAACCACGGAGTATGTTCGGAGAGAATACAATCTTGCGATGCGGACCCAAAACCGTGCCATCGGTTTCGTGATGATCGTATTCCAGAAGCTTTTGGATTCTTCCGTGTTTGCGTTACTCTCCGCTCTTTCCAAACGCAAGTTCATGTTGGAGAATAGGTTGCACCGTCTACAGTCCGTTGTGGGCAAGCTGGACGAATGGGATCTGGATGAAACGGAAGGAGTGGAGGACTTTCTATCCGATCTGGACGAATCCGCTCCCTCCGACTTGGCCAACCTGCGAAGGGAACTACTTTCCTTGAATCGGCTTATTCTTCTCGGAAAGAAAATCAAGGAAGATAGAAAGAGCCAAAAACTTAAGGACACGATTGCCAAGCTCAAGAAGGAAGGACATCCTAAATTCATTATCTTCACCCAATTCAGGAGTACTCAGGATTTTCTGGCATCCACTCTAAAGGATTATAAAGTCACTCTGTTCCACGGCTCCTTAAGTGCGGACGCTAAAGAGGATGCGATCGCAGAATTCCGAAATTCTTCCGAGATTCTTATTTGCACGGAAGCGGGGGGAGAAGGAAGAAACCTTCAATTCGCAAACGTTCTTTTCAATTACGATCTTCCTTGGAGCCCTTTGAAAATAGAGCAAAGAATCGGAAGGATCCATCGTTTCGGTCAGAAGGACAACGTATTCATTTTCAATTTCGCGTCCAAGGAGACGGTCGCGGAGAGAATCTTGGAAGTATTGACGAACAAGATCCGACTCTTCGAAGAATCAATAGGAAATTCGGACGAATTACTGGGAGCCATCGAGGACGAACTGGATTTCCATTCCAGCTTCATGCGTTTCGTTACTGGGAACAAGAAACTCAAGGAAGTGGAGGAGGAGATCGATCAGAGGATAAAGATCGCCAAAAAAGGATTTGAGAAACTGGGTTCTTTGGTCACCCCTAAGTTATTGGATTTTAATTTAGAAGATTATTATAAAACCACTCTGCAAGAGAGATCGTATACCAATCTGCATTTGGAAGAATTCTTCGTACGCTACACTCGAAAATGTAGGGACAGATTGGATTTCCGAATCAAATCCTTAAAACCCCAGGTCTACGAATTGGACGGAGGCAGATACAAGGGTAGGAAAGCCACCTTCGACTCGGAGAGGGCATTGGCCGACGATAGCATGGAATTTCTGGCGTTCGGACATCCCCTGATCGAAGAAGCAGTGCATTCTTTTTTAAAGGATCGTTCCGGATGGAGGATGGGCTTCTATGAATCCTCGGGCCATTCTATTTATTTCGTATTCTTGGTGGAGTTCAAATTCTCCTTGGATCGAAAGGAAATCTTCGTAGTGGAAGTGAATCGTAGAAGCGGTAACGCAAAAGTCCTGGATATGATTCCGGAAGGAGTCAGGGAAAATCTATCCTATTCTTCCGAGGAACAGATGCCAGACAATACCGAGAAATTTTTCGTGCTCGCCTGCGAAGCTTTAGAGTCCGTGGTAGAGGGTCGTAAAAAGGAACTTTACGAACAGACCAAGGATCTTTTTCAGAAGGAAGAATACAAGATTCGAAACAGCAATCAGAATACTCTTCGCCAATTGGAGGAGAAACTGATGCGACAAGAGGCGGCCTATAAATGGGAAGGCAAGCCTGAGAAAAAATCCGCCATGAATAGAACCAGAAACGAAATCCAGAAAGTCAAAGAAGACTTCGAGGTGGAGTTGAGAAAGGTGAAACTCGGAAAAGAGATCCACCATCGCTTCGAGTTGTTCCAGGCCTATTTTCCCGGAACCGCTTGA
- a CDS encoding gamma carbonic anhydrase family protein, whose amino-acid sequence MKIHETAFIHPAATAMGLLEMGPYSSLWPGAVARADMNVIRLGEGVNIQDNTTLHTDSTGSIDIGDYTLVGHNAMLHGCRIGRACLIGIGAVVLDEAEIGDGAMILAGCMIRGGKKIPPRAMVLPKNGDIVIYERKAKPEMSVAGCLEYIQLSKRFQENRFGPFTKEEEEQFLKEAKMIVQNFGI is encoded by the coding sequence ATGAAGATTCACGAAACTGCCTTCATTCATCCGGCGGCGACTGCTATGGGTCTTTTAGAAATGGGCCCGTATTCTTCTCTTTGGCCAGGTGCGGTCGCTAGAGCGGATATGAACGTGATCCGGCTCGGCGAGGGCGTGAATATCCAGGACAATACCACTCTGCATACGGATTCGACCGGGAGCATCGATATAGGAGATTATACTTTAGTCGGCCATAATGCGATGCTTCACGGATGCAGAATAGGCAGGGCATGTTTGATCGGAATCGGTGCTGTTGTTTTGGACGAGGCTGAAATCGGAGACGGAGCCATGATTCTCGCCGGATGTATGATTCGCGGCGGAAAGAAGATCCCTCCTCGAGCCATGGTCCTTCCCAAAAACGGCGACATAGTCATATACGAAAGAAAAGCCAAGCCGGAGATGAGCGTGGCAGGATGTTTGGAGTATATCCAACTGTCTAAACGTTTCCAAGAGAATCGATTCGGGCCCTTTACGAAAGAAGAAGAGGAACAATTCCTCAAAGAAGCCAAAATGATCGTTCAAAACTTCGGAATCTGA
- a CDS encoding 7-carboxy-7-deazaguanine synthase QueE: MKTVVHEIYLSVSGEGISTGLPTVFVRFAGCSLRCGMDGTRKLWCDTPYALSHKAGTEMSLEEVLAQVERLSLAPTQVLLTGGEPLEKSNRDFSQALATELFERRKKIGKFTRVRVETNGAEPIRGLEHMIFTLDYKLPGSGMESKMISENLNDLREKGDDLDEVKFVIRDKNDFDRTLEVVDAFSLSGANLLVSPVFGELSPETLVDWMKESSRMDLRLSLQTHKYVWGEKRGV, from the coding sequence ATGAAAACCGTAGTTCACGAGATTTATCTTTCCGTTTCAGGGGAAGGGATTTCCACCGGGCTTCCCACGGTTTTTGTTCGGTTCGCGGGATGTTCCTTAAGATGCGGAATGGATGGAACTCGAAAGCTTTGGTGCGATACCCCCTATGCCTTATCCCATAAGGCGGGAACGGAAATGAGTTTGGAAGAGGTTTTGGCCCAGGTAGAAAGGCTCTCCTTAGCTCCTACTCAGGTATTGCTTACCGGTGGAGAGCCTTTGGAAAAATCTAATAGAGATTTTTCTCAAGCCTTGGCTACCGAACTATTCGAAAGAAGAAAGAAAATCGGGAAATTTACTAGAGTGAGAGTGGAGACGAACGGAGCCGAACCCATCCGAGGTTTGGAGCATATGATTTTTACTTTGGATTATAAGCTTCCCGGTTCCGGTATGGAATCCAAAATGATTTCGGAAAATTTGAACGATCTACGAGAGAAGGGCGATGATTTGGACGAGGTAAAGTTCGTGATTCGGGACAAAAATGATTTCGATCGTACCTTGGAAGTAGTGGATGCATTCTCTTTGAGCGGCGCGAATCTTCTAGTGTCTCCCGTATTCGGCGAGCTTTCTCCGGAAACCCTTGTGGATTGGATGAAGGAATCTTCCAGAATGGACCTTCGTCTCTCTCTTCAGACCCACAAATATGTGTGGGGAGAAAAACGCGGAGTTTGA
- the pheT gene encoding phenylalanine--tRNA ligase subunit beta → MKLSLDWMNDFVPLKDLPLETILQKIAASICEVDGVEDYFSHLDHVVIVRIESLEKHPQADKLQVAQVTDGKNKIQIVSGAPNLKAGDLVPLALPGAELGGKKILESELRGVKSSGMLCSEKELGLSEEDAGVMVLTNAEPGLILRDFLGFRDRIFDIDNKSITHRPDLWSHFGFARELAAQLELPIKFHPLEQDWQFDKNLPSPKVKETEYAHSYYSVSIEGISALPSNILISSRLKKCGVRVINNIVDVSNYLLLEAGQPTHFFDADLLKSQGGVDLEVDYAKKGESFPLLDETKPELGPEILVIRNSGIGVAIAGVMGGSETAVGDKTKSVILESAVFARESVRKSIRKTGIRSESSVRYEKGLEATTTIPVIKRALQLLKENGCPNVSASLPAGYIHTADKKVSIEVSLDFLNKKLGTEIDKALSEKILKQLSFTTEWKGDTVSVTVPKYRHNYDITIPEDIVEEIGRTIGYASIPVRPLTSDVRPPARNFSRELERLLKRSFSAILGYNEVFNYSYASFQDVSFQSDSKEAVKILNTMPDEQAYLRTSLYPSLLKNVRLNSDRFEKFRIFEFGRTYKKAAEPDNEAKWFAWAVSTGRKAGEKDIGLLESDFLEVRGGIEQVLRHWNLREFEWKISEVPYFHPKASLSLIVDGKKIGELGYAHPAVLDSYDVKKRTILGKFEFSALLEVWSEERNRNYFKAPSHFPQTEIDLSIVMDHTESSSVFAELAEKEKFPELEDIRVTVVFTGGNLPENKKSVSYRFRLLGKDKNLTQDRIKEITDRLIQIANSSGYPLR, encoded by the coding sequence GTGAAATTATCCTTGGATTGGATGAACGATTTCGTTCCTCTAAAAGATCTGCCGTTAGAGACCATCTTGCAAAAAATCGCCGCTTCGATATGCGAAGTAGACGGGGTGGAGGATTATTTTTCCCATCTGGATCATGTGGTCATCGTTCGTATCGAATCCTTGGAAAAGCACCCTCAGGCGGATAAGCTTCAGGTTGCTCAGGTGACCGACGGTAAAAATAAGATTCAGATCGTTTCCGGAGCGCCGAATTTGAAAGCGGGAGATCTGGTTCCGTTGGCTCTTCCCGGAGCGGAACTGGGAGGCAAGAAAATTCTAGAGTCCGAACTGCGAGGAGTAAAAAGCTCCGGAATGTTATGTTCCGAAAAAGAATTGGGTCTCTCGGAAGAAGACGCGGGAGTGATGGTTCTCACGAATGCGGAACCCGGTTTGATCCTTCGGGACTTTTTAGGTTTCCGGGATAGAATATTCGATATTGATAATAAATCCATCACTCATAGACCGGACCTTTGGAGCCATTTCGGTTTTGCACGAGAACTTGCCGCGCAGTTGGAATTACCGATCAAATTCCATCCGTTAGAGCAGGATTGGCAATTCGATAAGAATCTACCTTCTCCTAAGGTAAAAGAAACCGAGTACGCGCATTCTTATTATTCCGTTTCCATCGAAGGCATTTCTGCTCTTCCTTCCAACATTCTTATAAGCTCTCGTTTGAAAAAATGCGGGGTCCGAGTCATCAATAATATCGTGGACGTTTCCAATTACCTTCTTTTGGAAGCGGGACAACCGACTCACTTTTTCGACGCGGACCTGTTGAAATCCCAAGGCGGGGTAGATTTGGAAGTGGATTACGCTAAGAAGGGAGAATCTTTTCCGCTTTTGGACGAGACCAAACCGGAACTAGGTCCCGAAATATTAGTAATTCGTAATTCAGGAATTGGGGTAGCCATTGCAGGAGTCATGGGCGGATCCGAGACAGCAGTCGGCGACAAGACAAAATCCGTGATTTTGGAGTCCGCAGTTTTTGCTAGAGAATCCGTCCGAAAATCCATCCGTAAAACAGGAATCCGCTCCGAGTCTTCCGTTCGGTACGAAAAGGGTTTGGAGGCTACGACTACGATTCCTGTAATCAAAAGGGCCTTACAACTTCTGAAAGAGAACGGTTGTCCGAACGTATCCGCCAGTCTTCCCGCGGGATACATCCATACTGCTGACAAAAAGGTCTCGATCGAAGTCAGCTTGGATTTCTTGAACAAGAAACTCGGAACCGAAATCGATAAGGCCTTATCCGAAAAAATCCTGAAACAACTCTCTTTTACGACCGAATGGAAAGGGGATACGGTTTCGGTAACTGTACCTAAATACAGACATAACTACGATATCACCATTCCGGAAGATATAGTCGAGGAAATAGGAAGAACGATCGGATACGCTTCCATTCCGGTTCGACCTCTTACCTCGGATGTCAGACCTCCTGCACGAAATTTCTCACGGGAACTGGAACGTCTTCTGAAGAGATCCTTTTCCGCGATTCTGGGTTATAATGAGGTATTCAATTATTCTTACGCTTCTTTCCAGGATGTTTCCTTTCAGTCCGATTCCAAAGAAGCGGTCAAGATTCTAAACACGATGCCCGACGAGCAGGCCTATCTTAGGACTTCGCTTTATCCGTCCCTACTGAAGAATGTAAGATTGAATTCCGATCGATTCGAAAAGTTTCGTATTTTCGAGTTCGGAAGAACGTATAAGAAGGCGGCAGAACCCGATAACGAAGCGAAATGGTTCGCTTGGGCGGTTTCCACAGGTCGTAAGGCTGGAGAAAAGGATATCGGACTCTTGGAATCCGATTTTCTCGAGGTTCGTGGCGGAATAGAGCAGGTTCTTCGTCATTGGAATCTTAGAGAATTCGAATGGAAGATCTCTGAGGTTCCGTATTTCCATCCTAAGGCTTCCCTTTCCCTTATCGTAGACGGTAAAAAAATCGGGGAACTGGGATACGCTCATCCCGCTGTCCTGGATTCCTACGACGTCAAAAAGAGAACTATATTAGGAAAATTTGAATTTTCCGCTCTATTGGAAGTTTGGTCGGAGGAAAGAAACCGGAACTATTTCAAGGCCCCTTCTCATTTCCCTCAGACTGAAATCGATTTATCCATCGTTATGGATCATACCGAATCTTCTTCCGTATTTGCGGAATTAGCTGAAAAGGAAAAATTCCCGGAATTGGAAGACATTCGAGTGACCGTAGTCTTTACCGGTGGAAATCTCCCGGAAAATAAAAAATCAGTATCTTATCGGTTCCGTCTGCTCGGTAAGGATAAGAATTTAACCCAGGATAGAATCAAGGAGATCACGGATCGTTTGATTCAGATCGCAAATTCCTCAGGTTACCCTCTTAGATAG